TTCTCGGAATCTGGAACAGCAATACCGAGTGCTTGCTCTAGGTCGTACCAGATTTCCAGCATTTCCCGTGAATCTATACCCAGGTCTCCGCCCAGGTGAAAATCAGGAGCAATAATTTCTGCTGAAAACGCAGTTTTTTTAATGTTGTTTACGATGTTGAAAAATGTATCTATAAGATTTTCGCCGTTCATTTGACTAACTCCATTTCTTCGATCTGATTATATTGATTTACTGGTAGAATCAATTAGCTCTACCACCCGATCCATTTCTTCTTGGGTATGCGTAGACATAATTGAAAGTCTTAGCCGCTCGAGACCTGGAGGAACCATCGGGTATTCCATAATATTGGCAAATAGTCCCTTGCGATAAAGCTGTTTGTTTAGCTCTCTTACGTGGCCGTCTTTATCAAAAAATATAGGAATAATGCCAGCGTCGCCGCGCATGATGTTGAAGCCCGCGGCTTCCAATGCATCTTGCATATAACGCACGTTAGACTTAAGGTTTTGTACGTGTTGAGGTTCGTTTTCCAATAAATCCAAGGCTGCCGATATTGCTGCTATGGTTGGTTGCGCCAGTCCAGACGTGAACACGTATGGATATGAAAAATTACGCAGCAGGAAGATCAGCTCCTTACTACCGGACACAAATGCACCTTGAGCCCCGAGTGCTTTGCTACAGGTAGACATTCTTAGATCGACCTGGCCGATAAGGTTGAGGTGTTCCAAGGTTCCCTTACCCGTTGCACCAACGGTACCCAAACCATGAGCATCATCCAGAATCGTAATAACGTCGTTGG
The DNA window shown above is from Alteromonadaceae bacterium 2753L.S.0a.02 and carries:
- a CDS encoding acyl carrier protein, translated to MNGENLIDTFFNIVNNIKKTAFSAEIIAPDFHLGGDLGIDSREMLEIWYDLEQALGIAVPDSEKRDLYTVQDVVSVLEEKLSTATV